One genomic region from Jiangella sp. DSM 45060 encodes:
- a CDS encoding AraC family transcriptional regulator, whose amino-acid sequence MDALADVLDGVRARSAEFCRAVLEPPWALRIADGAALALATVLRGHAWVVPDDGEPVLVRPGEVAVVRGPRHYTVGDHPETAPSLTVLAGNRLTTMDGVEVSAAEALGRAPAERAGHGSDDGAAVVASGTYQVGGDIGSRLLTALPAVVHVPASAAVAPVLALLAAELERDEPGQSVVLDRLLDLALIASLRAWFARAEAQTPGWYRALSDPVAGPALRLVHDDPAHPWTLAELAARSGASRAAFSRRFTALVGTPPMTYVTGWRLTVAADLLRQTDATVETIARRVGYANAFALSVAFKRVRGTTPRLHRRGRPVQPGS is encoded by the coding sequence ATGGATGCTCTCGCCGACGTGCTCGACGGCGTCCGCGCCCGCTCGGCGGAGTTCTGCCGGGCGGTGCTCGAGCCGCCGTGGGCGCTGCGCATCGCCGACGGCGCCGCCCTCGCCCTGGCGACGGTCCTGCGGGGGCACGCCTGGGTCGTCCCGGACGACGGCGAGCCGGTGCTCGTCCGGCCCGGCGAGGTCGCCGTCGTCCGCGGGCCGCGCCACTACACCGTCGGCGACCATCCCGAGACGGCGCCGTCGCTCACGGTGCTGGCCGGCAACCGGCTGACCACCATGGACGGCGTCGAGGTGTCGGCCGCCGAGGCCCTGGGCCGGGCGCCGGCCGAGCGGGCCGGTCACGGAAGCGACGACGGCGCCGCCGTCGTCGCCAGCGGCACCTATCAGGTCGGCGGCGACATCGGGTCGCGGCTGCTGACCGCCCTGCCCGCCGTCGTCCACGTCCCCGCCTCAGCAGCCGTCGCACCGGTGCTCGCGTTGCTCGCGGCCGAGCTGGAGCGCGACGAGCCGGGCCAGTCGGTGGTGCTCGACCGCCTCCTCGACCTCGCGCTCATCGCCAGCCTGCGCGCGTGGTTCGCCCGCGCCGAGGCGCAGACGCCGGGCTGGTACCGCGCGCTCAGCGACCCCGTCGCCGGGCCCGCCCTCCGCCTCGTCCACGATGACCCCGCGCACCCCTGGACCCTCGCCGAGCTGGCCGCCCGCTCCGGCGCCTCACGAGCCGCGTTCTCCCGCCGCTTCACCGCGCTGGTCGGCACTCCGCCCATGACGTACGTGACCGGCTGGCGGCTCACCGTCGCCGCCGACCTGCTGCGCCAGACCGACGCGACGGTCGAGACCATCGCCCGCCGGGTCGGGTACGCGAACGCCTTCGCCCTGAGCGTCGCCTTCAAGCGCGTGCGCGGCACCACGCCGCGCCTGCATCGCCGCGGCCGTCCCGTTCAGCCGGGGTCCTGA
- a CDS encoding cytochrome P450, which yields MAISGDGALGLWRRGYGWASAERAGRAAAPIRFLGRPSVVVGGPAGVSRFYDPRLRRQGAVPAPVGDVLFGHGSVHGLDDEPHHRHKARYLQLLTPAAADALRSSARREWERAARVWEPGRPVVLFDVAVRVLTATVLPWAGVAAGPDGVERRAGQLAAVLDGFARPGVPYLRAVAARRRLDRWASGLVRGARDGGLRVPPGTPLDVMAQARDADGRLLTPRDAGVALLNVVRPAVAVAWFVAFAAVALAHQPYWRDRIAAGDDAALGAFAREVRRHYPFVPVLAARARGDQDVLGVDVPAGGYVVLDVYGTDHDPAHWPDPDRFDPRRFLGPPPRPGTLIPQGGGALRTGHRCPGEDVTLVLLEEAVRRLASTRPELPDQDLTVDLTRIPALPRSGVLIAVAP from the coding sequence ATGGCGATCAGCGGGGACGGCGCGCTCGGGCTGTGGCGGCGGGGCTACGGGTGGGCGAGCGCCGAGCGTGCGGGCCGGGCGGCCGCGCCGATCCGGTTCCTCGGCCGCCCGTCGGTGGTGGTCGGCGGGCCCGCGGGCGTGTCGCGGTTCTACGATCCGCGGCTGCGGCGCCAGGGGGCCGTCCCGGCGCCGGTCGGCGACGTCCTGTTCGGCCACGGCTCGGTCCACGGCCTCGACGACGAGCCACACCACCGGCACAAGGCGAGGTACCTGCAGTTGCTCACTCCCGCCGCCGCCGACGCGCTGCGCTCGAGTGCGCGGCGGGAGTGGGAGCGCGCCGCCCGGGTCTGGGAGCCCGGCCGCCCGGTGGTGCTCTTCGACGTGGCGGTGCGGGTACTCACGGCGACGGTGCTGCCGTGGGCCGGCGTCGCGGCCGGTCCGGACGGGGTCGAGCGACGTGCCGGCCAGCTGGCGGCGGTGCTGGACGGGTTCGCCCGCCCGGGCGTGCCGTACCTGCGCGCCGTCGCCGCCCGGCGCCGCCTGGACCGGTGGGCGTCCGGCCTGGTCCGCGGTGCGCGCGACGGCGGGCTGCGGGTCCCTCCGGGCACGCCGCTGGACGTCATGGCGCAGGCCCGTGACGCCGACGGGCGGTTGCTGACGCCGCGGGACGCCGGCGTCGCCCTGCTCAACGTGGTGCGGCCGGCGGTGGCCGTGGCGTGGTTCGTGGCCTTCGCGGCCGTCGCCCTGGCGCACCAGCCGTACTGGCGGGACCGCATCGCCGCCGGCGACGACGCGGCACTCGGCGCGTTCGCGCGGGAGGTCCGCCGCCACTACCCGTTCGTGCCGGTGCTCGCCGCCCGGGCCCGCGGCGACCAGGACGTGCTCGGCGTCGACGTCCCGGCCGGCGGCTACGTGGTGCTCGACGTCTACGGCACCGACCACGACCCTGCGCACTGGCCGGACCCGGACCGCTTCGACCCCCGGCGCTTCCTCGGCCCGCCGCCCCGGCCCGGCACGCTGATCCCGCAGGGAGGCGGCGCCCTGCGCACCGGGCACCGCTGCCCGGGCGAGGACGTCACCCTCGTCCTGCTCGAGGAGGCCGTCCGCCGTCTGGCGTCGACCCGGCCGGAGCTCCCGGACCAGGACCTGACCGTGGACCTCACCCGCATCCCGGCCCTGCCGCGCAGCGGGGTGCTGATCGCCGTCGCCCCATGA
- a CDS encoding DUF6098 family protein, which translates to MTRDDLPVLDSLDDVVRAVRDHPGLLVRYSNGPDADRRDGPSRDYEAGLDLPGWSVTTLQPEPWWPRPPADWIARRLCKYDELGQDGRFPWLLTGRVVGEGPDHEPLVTDLVPVARVGRRALADARRRYEERFDVGRGSAD; encoded by the coding sequence ATGACCCGCGACGACCTGCCGGTCCTGGACTCGCTGGACGACGTCGTGCGGGCGGTCCGCGACCATCCCGGCCTGCTCGTCCGGTACTCGAACGGCCCGGACGCCGACCGGCGCGACGGGCCGAGCCGCGACTACGAGGCCGGCCTGGACCTGCCGGGCTGGTCGGTCACGACGCTGCAGCCCGAGCCGTGGTGGCCGCGACCCCCGGCCGACTGGATCGCCCGCCGGCTGTGCAAGTACGACGAGCTGGGCCAGGACGGCCGCTTCCCCTGGCTGCTCACGGGCCGGGTCGTCGGCGAGGGCCCGGACCACGAGCCACTCGTCACCGACCTCGTCCCGGTGGCCAGGGTGGGCCGCCGGGCGCTCGCCGACGCCCGGCGTAGGTACGAGGAACGCTTCGACGTCGGACGTGGCTCGGCGGACTGA
- a CDS encoding hemerythrin domain-containing protein, with protein sequence MSDSRDVVDLIEKDHREIERLFELLRTDPGQRDLAVTEVTALLVAHSRAEEAEVYPVARDEAGETDEVAHSQEEHAEAEAILERLAAMDAHDPGYEAVLRELVDSVGHHVEEEENTVLPGMRQRLSDERRAELGEAFLAARADHLGDRPGEATRAELAQQARNLGVDGTSGMSKDELRDEVTPD encoded by the coding sequence ATGAGCGACAGCCGTGACGTGGTGGACCTGATCGAGAAGGACCACCGGGAGATCGAGCGGCTCTTCGAGCTGCTGCGCACCGACCCAGGGCAGCGCGACCTGGCGGTGACGGAGGTGACGGCGCTGCTGGTCGCGCACAGCCGGGCCGAGGAGGCCGAGGTGTACCCCGTCGCGCGGGACGAGGCCGGCGAGACCGACGAGGTGGCGCACAGCCAGGAGGAGCATGCCGAGGCCGAGGCGATCCTCGAGCGGCTGGCCGCGATGGACGCGCACGACCCGGGGTACGAGGCGGTGCTGCGCGAGCTGGTCGACTCCGTCGGCCACCACGTCGAGGAGGAGGAGAACACCGTCCTGCCGGGCATGCGGCAGCGCCTCAGCGACGAGCGCCGGGCCGAGCTGGGCGAGGCGTTCCTCGCCGCCCGGGCCGACCACCTCGGTGACCGTCCGGGCGAGGCCACCCGGGCGGAGCTGGCCCAGCAGGCCCGCAACCTCGGCGTCGACGGCACGTCCGGCATGTCCAAGGACGAGCTGCGCGACGAGGTCACGCCCGACTGA
- a CDS encoding DUF6766 family protein, which produces MRNLRRWGAVYVLILLFLGSWLGQFFTQLSEFRSEQQAHGEPFTWSSYMASFFASTFENWQSEWLQLVFQAVLLLAAKHLLFQADAEDLERIERKIDTIHEHVGAGRPEPAEGDDAAIGPEPRT; this is translated from the coding sequence ATGCGGAATCTGCGCCGCTGGGGCGCGGTGTACGTCCTGATCCTGTTGTTCCTCGGCTCCTGGCTGGGGCAGTTCTTCACCCAGCTCTCGGAGTTCCGCAGCGAGCAGCAGGCGCACGGCGAGCCGTTCACCTGGTCGAGCTATATGGCGTCGTTCTTCGCCTCGACGTTCGAGAACTGGCAGAGCGAGTGGCTGCAGCTGGTCTTCCAGGCCGTCCTGCTGCTGGCCGCGAAGCACCTGCTGTTCCAGGCCGACGCCGAGGACCTGGAGCGGATCGAACGGAAGATCGACACCATCCACGAGCACGTCGGCGCCGGCAGGCCCGAACCGGCCGAGGGCGACGACGCCGCGATCGGCCCGGAACCACGCACCTGA
- a CDS encoding FAD-dependent oxidoreductase, with protein MSYWLDSTGDPPLAPSPPVNADVVVLGAGIAGITTAYLAKRAGLTVTLVEADDRLAAGVTGHTTAKVTSQHGAMYAPLTSRFGAETARAYGSGQQLAIDWIETEADAIGATMDWSRRDSYVFAERPSSVDGLRREADAAAAAGLPATFTGETGLPFEVSGAVRFTGQAQFHPRRWLMELATRIPGDGGTVVTGTRALGLTEGDPCVVETTDGPVRGRHVVVATHYPVFDRGLFFARLEPRRDLVVAGYTDDGDGPPGMYISAEDRHSVRTTPAEDGRTLLIVGGEPHRVGARTSVADHYDRLRAWAAERLGLREPVYRWLAHDLTTVDTLPYVGRFHPRARNVWVATGFGHWGMTNGTLAALLLRDLITGVENPLAGMLDPQRSTVRQSAAEFVKANAYVAARFLGDRATALADRHDLASLPPGRGRVVRDGVRAVAAYRDDDGGLRCVSARCTHLGCLVVFNDAEKTWDCPCHASRFGTDGRVLAGPAVHPLDTVTPPG; from the coding sequence ATGTCGTACTGGCTGGACAGCACCGGCGACCCGCCGCTCGCGCCCTCGCCGCCGGTGAACGCGGACGTCGTGGTCCTGGGCGCCGGCATCGCGGGCATCACGACGGCGTACCTGGCGAAGCGGGCCGGGCTGACGGTGACGCTGGTCGAGGCGGACGACCGGCTGGCGGCGGGGGTCACCGGGCACACCACGGCCAAGGTGACCAGTCAGCACGGCGCTATGTATGCGCCGCTGACCAGCAGGTTCGGCGCCGAGACGGCACGCGCGTACGGCTCCGGGCAGCAGCTGGCGATCGACTGGATCGAGACCGAGGCCGACGCGATCGGCGCGACGATGGACTGGTCGCGACGCGACTCCTACGTCTTCGCCGAGCGGCCCTCGTCCGTCGACGGGCTGCGCCGCGAGGCCGACGCCGCCGCGGCCGCCGGCCTTCCGGCCACGTTCACCGGCGAGACCGGCCTGCCGTTCGAGGTCTCGGGTGCGGTGCGGTTCACCGGCCAGGCGCAGTTCCACCCGCGGCGATGGCTGATGGAGCTGGCCACCCGCATCCCCGGCGACGGCGGCACCGTCGTCACGGGCACCCGGGCGCTCGGGCTGACCGAGGGCGACCCCTGCGTCGTCGAGACCACGGACGGCCCGGTCCGCGGCCGGCACGTGGTCGTCGCGACGCACTACCCGGTGTTCGACCGCGGCCTCTTCTTCGCCCGGCTGGAGCCGCGGCGCGACCTCGTCGTCGCCGGGTACACCGACGACGGCGACGGCCCGCCCGGCATGTACATCAGCGCCGAGGACCGGCACTCCGTCCGCACGACCCCGGCGGAGGACGGCCGCACGCTGCTGATCGTCGGCGGCGAGCCGCACCGCGTCGGCGCCCGCACCAGCGTCGCGGACCACTACGACCGGCTGCGGGCCTGGGCCGCCGAGCGGCTGGGGCTGCGGGAACCGGTCTACCGGTGGCTCGCGCACGACCTCACGACCGTCGACACGCTGCCGTACGTCGGCCGGTTCCACCCGCGCGCCCGCAACGTCTGGGTCGCGACCGGGTTCGGGCACTGGGGCATGACGAACGGGACGCTGGCGGCACTGCTGCTGCGCGACCTCATCACCGGCGTGGAGAATCCGCTGGCCGGCATGCTCGACCCGCAGCGGAGCACCGTCCGGCAGTCGGCGGCGGAGTTCGTCAAGGCCAACGCCTACGTCGCCGCCCGATTCCTCGGCGACCGCGCCACCGCCCTGGCCGACCGTCACGACCTCGCGTCGCTGCCGCCGGGCCGCGGCCGGGTCGTGCGCGACGGCGTCCGCGCGGTCGCCGCCTACCGCGACGACGACGGCGGGCTGCGGTGCGTGTCCGCACGCTGCACCCACCTGGGCTGCCTGGTGGTGTTCAACGACGCGGAGAAGACCTGGGACTGCCCCTGTCACGCGTCGCGGTTCGGCACCGACGGCCGGGTGCTGGCCGGTCCCGCGGTCCACCCACTGGACACCGTCACCCCGCCCGGCTGA
- the gdhA gene encoding NADP-specific glutamate dehydrogenase translates to MSQLDHRLSGIYAEVLQRNPGETEFHQAVHEVLDSLGPVVSKHPEYTDAAVIRRLCEPERQIIFRVPWVDDSGAVQINRGFRVEFNSALGPYKGGLRFHPSVYLGIVKFLGYEQIFKNALTGMPIGGGKGGSDFDPRGRSDGEVMRFCQSFMTELYRHLGEHTDVPAGDTGVGRRELGYLFGQYKRITNRYESGVLTGKGLSWGGSQVRREATGYGVVFFVDEILRAGGDSFDGKRVVVSGAGNVAIYAVEKVHELGGTVVACSDSGGYVLDEKGIDLDLLKDVKESRRGRIEDYAEARGEHAQYVAGRGVWDVPCDIALPCATQNELDHDAAATLVRNGCRIVAEGANMPTTPDAVRLLAEAGVAFAPGKAANAGGVATSALEMQQNASRDSWSFELTEDRLAAIMRGIHERCLVTADEYGVPGNYVAGANIAGFIQVADAMLALGLV, encoded by the coding sequence GTGTCTCAGCTCGATCACCGGCTCAGTGGCATCTACGCCGAAGTACTCCAGCGCAATCCTGGTGAGACCGAGTTCCACCAAGCGGTGCACGAAGTGCTCGACAGCCTCGGACCGGTGGTCAGCAAGCATCCGGAGTACACCGACGCGGCGGTGATCCGCCGCCTGTGCGAGCCGGAGCGGCAGATCATCTTCCGGGTGCCGTGGGTCGACGACTCCGGCGCGGTGCAGATCAACCGCGGCTTCCGGGTCGAGTTCAACTCCGCGCTCGGCCCGTACAAGGGCGGCCTGCGGTTCCACCCGAGCGTCTACCTGGGCATCGTCAAGTTCCTCGGCTACGAGCAGATCTTCAAGAACGCCCTCACCGGCATGCCCATCGGCGGCGGCAAGGGCGGCAGCGACTTCGACCCGCGCGGCCGCTCCGACGGCGAGGTCATGCGGTTCTGCCAGTCGTTCATGACCGAGCTGTACCGCCACCTCGGCGAGCACACCGACGTCCCGGCCGGCGACACCGGCGTGGGCCGGCGCGAGCTGGGCTACCTGTTCGGCCAGTACAAGCGCATCACCAACCGCTACGAGTCCGGCGTGCTCACCGGCAAGGGCCTCAGCTGGGGCGGCTCCCAGGTGCGCCGCGAGGCCACCGGCTACGGCGTGGTGTTCTTCGTCGACGAGATCCTCCGCGCCGGCGGCGACTCCTTCGACGGCAAGCGCGTGGTGGTGTCCGGCGCCGGCAACGTCGCCATCTACGCCGTCGAGAAGGTCCACGAGCTCGGCGGCACGGTGGTGGCCTGCTCCGACTCCGGCGGCTACGTCCTCGACGAGAAGGGCATCGACCTCGACCTGCTCAAGGACGTGAAGGAGTCGCGGCGCGGCCGCATCGAGGACTACGCCGAGGCACGCGGCGAGCACGCCCAGTACGTCGCCGGACGCGGCGTCTGGGACGTGCCCTGCGACATCGCCCTGCCCTGCGCCACCCAGAACGAGCTCGACCACGACGCCGCCGCGACCCTCGTCAGGAACGGCTGCCGCATCGTCGCCGAGGGCGCGAACATGCCCACCACCCCCGACGCGGTGCGCCTGCTGGCCGAGGCCGGCGTGGCGTTCGCCCCCGGCAAGGCCGCCAACGCCGGCGGCGTCGCCACCAGCGCCCTGGAGATGCAGCAGAACGCCTCACGCGACTCCTGGAGCTTCGAGCTCACCGAGGACCGCCTCGCGGCCATCATGCGCGGCATCCACGAGCGCTGCCTGGTCACCGCCGACGAGTACGGCGTCCCCGGCAACTACGTCGCCGGCGCGAACATCGCCGGCTTCATCCAGGTCGCCGACGCCATGCTCGCCCTCGGACTGGTCTAG
- a CDS encoding SRPBCC domain-containing protein: MRSDAGGGFTVRRHFDATTERLYAAFVEPRKLEQWFVVPGYRTPADRMRVDARAGGRMEAVMVSEADGSEIPFGFEYTELDPPHRVVLGFAEPRERVTVTLIAGPGGSAELTYDYVSWPAPADPDASRRGVEDMLDLVEAGVERGTI, from the coding sequence ATGCGATCGGACGCCGGCGGTGGATTCACGGTGCGTCGCCACTTCGACGCCACGACGGAGCGCCTCTATGCGGCCTTCGTGGAACCGCGCAAGCTCGAACAGTGGTTCGTCGTGCCCGGCTATCGCACGCCGGCCGACCGGATGCGGGTCGACGCGCGCGCGGGCGGGCGGATGGAGGCGGTCATGGTCTCCGAGGCGGACGGCTCCGAGATCCCGTTCGGATTCGAGTACACCGAGCTCGACCCGCCGCACCGCGTCGTCCTCGGGTTCGCCGAGCCACGCGAGCGGGTCACCGTGACCCTGATCGCCGGCCCCGGCGGATCGGCGGAGCTCACCTACGACTACGTCAGCTGGCCCGCCCCGGCCGACCCGGACGCCTCCCGGCGCGGAGTCGAGGACATGCTCGACCTCGTCGAGGCGGGCGTCGAGCGAGGCACCATCTAG
- a CDS encoding acyl-CoA desaturase produces the protein MTYEQLEEFGHELDAVRQRVLDDLGQTDADYIRRVIKVQRAFEILGRIGLFFPFFWPVFVAGIALLALAKILENMEIGHNVMHGQYDWMNDPMIDGKRYEWDIVAPAHDWKHGHNYVHHTYTNIHGMDRDIGYNLFRIDKDQPWYPSHRFNLPLAFLLMLVFEWGVMYHGVELDEYLAGRLPKEEFQARRKRALRKIGRQLLKDYVLFPALTLPLVPFTAWWVPLAVLGGNAVANVIRNIWAFNVIFCGHFPADVETFAKEDAENETRGQWYLRQLLGSANISGSSLFHVLTGNLSHQIEHHLFPDIPARRYPEVAQDVRRLVEKYGLQYNTGRLSKQLLSVARQLATLAVRPDDPYQRGNSPESKALRRARRELEAGRR, from the coding sequence ATGACCTACGAACAGCTGGAGGAGTTCGGGCACGAGCTCGACGCCGTCCGCCAGCGCGTGCTCGACGACCTCGGCCAGACCGACGCCGACTACATCCGCCGGGTCATCAAGGTCCAGCGCGCCTTCGAGATCCTCGGGCGCATCGGGCTGTTCTTCCCGTTCTTCTGGCCCGTGTTCGTCGCCGGCATCGCGCTGCTCGCGCTCGCCAAGATCCTCGAGAACATGGAGATCGGGCACAACGTCATGCACGGCCAGTACGACTGGATGAACGACCCGATGATCGACGGCAAGCGGTACGAGTGGGACATCGTCGCGCCGGCGCACGATTGGAAGCACGGCCACAACTACGTCCACCACACGTACACCAACATCCACGGCATGGACCGCGACATCGGCTACAACCTGTTCCGCATCGACAAGGACCAGCCCTGGTACCCCAGCCACCGCTTCAACCTGCCGCTGGCGTTCCTGCTCATGCTGGTCTTCGAGTGGGGCGTGATGTACCACGGCGTCGAGCTGGACGAGTACCTCGCGGGCAGGCTGCCGAAGGAGGAGTTCCAGGCCCGCCGGAAGCGGGCGCTGCGCAAGATCGGCCGCCAGCTGCTCAAGGACTACGTGCTCTTCCCCGCGCTCACGCTGCCGCTGGTGCCGTTCACCGCGTGGTGGGTGCCGCTGGCCGTGCTGGGCGGCAACGCCGTCGCCAACGTCATCCGCAACATCTGGGCGTTCAACGTCATCTTCTGCGGCCACTTCCCGGCCGACGTCGAGACGTTCGCGAAGGAGGACGCCGAGAACGAGACCCGCGGCCAGTGGTACCTGCGTCAGCTGCTCGGCTCGGCCAACATCAGCGGCAGCTCGCTGTTCCACGTGCTCACCGGCAACCTCAGCCACCAGATCGAGCATCACCTGTTCCCCGACATCCCGGCCCGCCGCTACCCCGAGGTGGCCCAGGACGTGCGCCGGCTGGTCGAGAAGTACGGGCTGCAGTACAACACCGGCCGGCTGTCCAAGCAGTTGCTCAGCGTCGCCCGGCAGCTGGCGACCCTCGCCGTCCGGCCCGACGACCCCTACCAGCGCGGCAACAGCCCGGAGTCGAAGGCCCTGCGCCGCGCCAGGCGCGAACTGGAGGCCGGGCGGCGCTAG
- a CDS encoding ferredoxin reductase has product MLGSRAVAALTSPHSVDHYLEHLHPMLTVALVRARVVEVIRDTAQASTVVLRPNGAWDGFAAGQHVQFGVEVDGTRRIRCFSVSSSAAGADGTFSVSVKAHPDGYVSQFVHRDLAPGTIVHLSQAGGDFVLPDRVPDDLLLLSGGSGITPLMSMLRTLRDTGHRGRVTFLHYARSRADEMFTAELDQLAGAGFARLHRVYTREPGGGELVGRFTAGHLERLGVDPAATLSYVCGPAGLIATVRDTYERLGAGAMLRTEHFKVPSTNPDAADATGALTFEESDVVVGNDGDTILRQAEAAGLRPDFGCRMGVCNTCAVKKNHGAVRHVISGEVSADTDETIKICVNVPVGDVNMAL; this is encoded by the coding sequence ATGCTCGGCTCCCGAGCCGTGGCGGCGTTGACCTCACCGCACTCGGTCGACCACTACCTCGAGCACCTGCATCCGATGCTCACCGTCGCTCTCGTCCGCGCCCGGGTCGTCGAAGTCATCCGCGACACCGCGCAGGCGAGCACGGTGGTGCTGCGGCCCAACGGTGCGTGGGACGGCTTCGCCGCGGGGCAGCACGTGCAGTTCGGGGTCGAGGTCGACGGCACCCGGCGGATCCGCTGCTTCTCGGTGTCCAGCTCGGCCGCCGGCGCCGACGGCACCTTCAGCGTGTCGGTCAAGGCGCATCCGGACGGCTACGTGTCGCAGTTCGTGCACCGCGACCTCGCGCCCGGCACCATCGTCCATCTCTCCCAGGCCGGCGGCGACTTCGTCCTGCCCGACCGCGTTCCCGACGACCTGTTGCTGCTCAGCGGGGGCAGCGGCATCACGCCGCTGATGTCGATGCTGCGCACGCTGCGCGACACCGGACACCGCGGCCGGGTGACGTTCCTGCACTACGCCCGCTCGCGGGCGGACGAGATGTTCACCGCCGAGCTGGACCAGCTGGCCGGCGCCGGGTTCGCGCGGCTGCACCGCGTCTACACCCGCGAGCCCGGCGGCGGTGAGCTGGTGGGACGGTTCACCGCCGGCCACCTCGAGCGGCTCGGCGTCGACCCCGCCGCCACGCTCAGCTACGTCTGCGGGCCGGCCGGGCTCATCGCGACGGTCCGCGACACCTACGAGCGCCTCGGCGCCGGCGCGATGCTGCGCACCGAGCACTTCAAGGTGCCCTCGACGAACCCGGACGCCGCCGACGCCACCGGCGCGCTGACGTTTGAAGAGAGCGACGTCGTGGTCGGCAACGACGGCGACACCATCCTGCGGCAGGCCGAGGCCGCCGGCCTGCGCCCGGACTTCGGCTGCCGGATGGGCGTCTGCAACACCTGCGCGGTCAAGAAGAACCACGGCGCCGTCCGCCACGTCATCAGTGGCGAGGTGAGCGCCGACACCGACGAGACGATCAAGATCTGCGTCAACGTCCCGGTCGGCGACGTGAACATGGCCCTCTGA
- a CDS encoding TetR family transcriptional regulator, translated as MPAQAAARQAQKERTHEALLTAALDLSRRYGFAQISLRQVTGHAGVVPTAFYRHFDSMEQLGLVLVEQSFATLRRMIRDAQRDPHVFDNIIDASAAILVDAVKQNRAHFDFVARERVGGSPAVRRAIQHELDLFVSELAIVLARLPHIETWSSEDVQMVARLFVRNMVSHAEEVVDMPDGRPDLEEQIRDGARREMRVIVIGFRDWRSAAHR; from the coding sequence ATGCCCGCCCAGGCCGCCGCACGACAAGCGCAGAAGGAACGCACCCACGAGGCGCTGCTGACCGCCGCTCTCGACCTGAGCCGCCGCTACGGGTTCGCGCAGATCAGCCTGCGTCAGGTCACCGGCCACGCGGGCGTCGTGCCGACCGCGTTCTACCGCCACTTCGACTCGATGGAACAGCTCGGGCTGGTGCTGGTCGAGCAGTCGTTCGCGACGCTGCGGCGCATGATCCGCGACGCTCAGCGCGACCCGCACGTCTTCGACAACATCATCGACGCGTCGGCGGCGATCCTCGTCGACGCGGTGAAGCAGAACCGCGCGCACTTCGACTTCGTGGCCCGCGAACGCGTCGGCGGGTCGCCCGCCGTCCGCCGGGCCATCCAGCACGAGCTCGACCTCTTCGTGAGCGAGCTGGCGATCGTGCTCGCGCGGCTGCCCCACATCGAGACCTGGAGCAGCGAGGACGTGCAGATGGTCGCGCGGCTGTTCGTGCGGAACATGGTCTCCCACGCCGAGGAGGTCGTGGACATGCCCGACGGACGTCCCGATCTCGAGGAGCAGATCAGGGACGGCGCGCGGCGCGAGATGCGGGTCATCGTCATCGGCTTCCGCGACTGGCGCTCGGCGGCGCACCGGTGA